ACCAGCAGAACGCGCGCCCAGCCCAAGGCGCGCGCTTGGTCCAATGATTCGCGGATCAGCCAGCCGCCCAGCCCTTCGCTTTGGTGGGTGGGGTGCACGGCAATCGGACCCAGCAGCAACACGCGCGCCCCGGCCACCCGCACCGGCCAGAACCGGATCGCGGCGGCCACGCCGCTTGTATCCCGCAGCAACAGGCACAAGTCCGCGACCGGCGCCACGCCGTCGCGCAGCCGGTAAGATGACAGCGCCTCGCGCCCCGGTGCGAAACACAGATCGTATAG
The DNA window shown above is from Roseibaca calidilacus and carries:
- a CDS encoding GNAT family N-acetyltransferase; this translates as MQLSRETPADWWEVEALYDLCFAPGREALSSYRLRDGVAPVADLCLLLRDTSGVAAAIRFWPVRVAGARVLLLGPIAVHPTHQSEGLGGWLIRESLDQARALGWARVLLVGDAPYYGRFGFERLDGVTMPPPTNPARVLGLALVPGAWDGVSGRVEKDHSTSAAT